AGCCCGGTATAGGTGGCCGGGTTGGATCGCGGTGTACGACCGATAGGGCTCTGGTCGATATCCACGACCTTGTCAAAGTGTTCCAGGCCATCAATGCCATCACACGGTGCCGGCTCCAGGTTGCTGCCGTAAAGGTGTTTGGCCACCGAGGCATACAGGGTGTCATTGATGAGCGTGGATTTGCCTGACCCGGAAACACCGGTGATGCAGGTGAACAGGCCTACCGGAACTTCGCAGGTGACATTTTTCAGGTTATTGCCGCGGGCACCACGTATGACCAGTTTGCGGCTGGCATCGTCCATGGTGGTGTTGGCAGGAACGGCAATGGCTTCGCGACCGCTGAGATAGGCGCCGGTCAGCGAACGCGGGTGTGCCAGTATGTCTGCCGGCGCACCCTGGGCGACGATCTCGCCACCATGAACACCGGCACCAGGGCCAATATCCAGCACGTGATCAGCGCAACGAATGGCATCTTCATCGTGCTCAACAACAATCACCGTGTTGCCGAGATCGCGCAGGTGTTTCAGCGTCTCCAGCAGTCTTTCGTTGTCACGTTGGTGCAAGCCAATCGAAGGTTCATCCAGGACATACATGACGCCAACCAGGCCGGCGCCAATCTGTGATGCCAGGCGAATACGCTGGGCTTCGCCACCGGAGAGGGTGTCGGCGGAACGTACCAGGCTGAGGTAATCGAGACCAACGTTTACCAGGAAGCCGAGACGGGCGCCGATTTCCTTGAGTATCTTTTCGGCAATGTCCGCGCGTTTGCCTTCAAAGCGGGCAGTGGTAACAAAGCCAAGCGCCTCCTTGATGGACATGCCCGAGATTTCATGCAGTGTGCGTTCATTGACAAACACGTTGCGCGCTTCGATACGGAGCCGGCTGCCATGACATGCCTTGCACGGCTGTGTGCTCATGTGCTTGGCCAGCTCTTCGCGCACGCCGGTGGAATCGGTATCGCGATAACGTCGCTCCATATTGGGAATGACGCCTTCAAAAGGCTGCTTGCGCTTGTAGCTGTTGCCGCGCTCACCGAAGTAGGTGAAGTTAATGAGTTCATCGCCGCTGCCGTGAAGAATAATGTCGCGAACCTTTTTTGGCAGCTCCTCGAACGGCGTTTCAATGTTGAACTTGTAATGCTTTGCCAGTGATTCCAGCATCTGGAAATAAAACGCGTTGCGACGATCCCAGCCCTTGATGGCGCCCATGGGCAGGCCAAGGCTGGCATCGGAGACTATGCGATCGGGATCAAAGAACTGGCGCACGCCGAGACCGTCACAATCCGGGCAGGCACCGGCCGGGTTATTGAACGAGAACAGTCGTGGCTCCAGTTCCGGTAATGAATAGCCGCAGTGCGGGCAGGCATAGCGCGCCGAAAACAGCAGTTCATTGGTGCTGCTGCCATCGTCAGCAAGCACGGCAACACGGGCAATGCCATCACCCAGTTCAAGCGCGGTCTCAAAGGATTCGGCCAGGCGTTGTTGCTGACCGTCGCGTACAACAATGCGGTCGACCACGGCTTCAATGGTGTGCTTGAAATTCTTTTTCAGCTCCGGCGTGTCATCAAGACCGGTAATAATGCCGTCGATGCGTGCGCGGACAAATCCCTGGGTGCGCAGGCCTTCCAGTATATGCAAGTGCTCACCCTTGCGATCCTGTACCAGTGGCGCCAGCAGCATCAGCTTGCTGCCTTCCGGTAACTCCATAACATGATCCACCATCTGGCTGACGGTTTGCGCTTCCAGGGTAATGGCGTGTTCCGGGCAGCGCGGCTCGCCGACGCGGGCAAACAGCAGGCGCAGGTAGTCATGAATTTCCGTAACCGTGCCCACGGTAGAGCGCGGATTATGTGACGTGGCTTTTTGTTCAATGGAAATCGCCGGGCTCAGGCCTTCGATCATGTCCACGTCCGGTTTTTCCATCTGGTCCAGGAATTGCCGGGCATAGGCCGACAACGATTCCACGTAGCGGCGCTGGCCTTCTGCGTACAGGGTGTCAAAGGCGAGCGAAGACTTGCCTGAGCCGGAAAGGCCGGTGATGACAATCAACTTGTCCCGCGGCAGGTCAACATCGATGTTTTTAAGGTTGTGGGTGCGCGCGCCGCGTATTCGCAAGGTATCCATGTCGTTTCCTGAACTGCAGTGAACCTGCTACTATAGCCGCCCGCGACTACCGGCGCAAAACCGGTGAAGTACCAATAATTCAGGGCCAATTATGCGACTACCCAGACAACCCATGAACCCGTTCGAGCGCCGGGCCGTA
This DNA window, taken from Gammaproteobacteria bacterium, encodes the following:
- the uvrA gene encoding excinuclease ABC subunit UvrA, with product MDTLRIRGARTHNLKNIDVDLPRDKLIVITGLSGSGKSSLAFDTLYAEGQRRYVESLSAYARQFLDQMEKPDVDMIEGLSPAISIEQKATSHNPRSTVGTVTEIHDYLRLLFARVGEPRCPEHAITLEAQTVSQMVDHVMELPEGSKLMLLAPLVQDRKGEHLHILEGLRTQGFVRARIDGIITGLDDTPELKKNFKHTIEAVVDRIVVRDGQQQRLAESFETALELGDGIARVAVLADDGSSTNELLFSARYACPHCGYSLPELEPRLFSFNNPAGACPDCDGLGVRQFFDPDRIVSDASLGLPMGAIKGWDRRNAFYFQMLESLAKHYKFNIETPFEELPKKVRDIILHGSGDELINFTYFGERGNSYKRKQPFEGVIPNMERRYRDTDSTGVREELAKHMSTQPCKACHGSRLRIEARNVFVNERTLHEISGMSIKEALGFVTTARFEGKRADIAEKILKEIGARLGFLVNVGLDYLSLVRSADTLSGGEAQRIRLASQIGAGLVGVMYVLDEPSIGLHQRDNERLLETLKHLRDLGNTVIVVEHDEDAIRCADHVLDIGPGAGVHGGEIVAQGAPADILAHPRSLTGAYLSGREAIAVPANTTMDDASRKLVIRGARGNNLKNVTCEVPVGLFTCITGVSGSGKSTLINDTLYASVAKHLYGSNLEPAPCDGIDGLEHFDKVVDIDQSPIGRTPRSNPATYTGLFTPIRELFAGTQEARARGYNPGRFSFNVRGGRCEACQGDGLIKVEMHFLPDIYVPCDICKGKRYNRETLEVLYKDKSIHHVLNMTVEEAAEFFSAIPVIKRKLDTLMAVGLSYITLGQSATTLSGGEAQRVKLSRELSKRDTGKTLYILDEPTTGLHFHDIRQLLEVLHTLRDHGNTVVVIEHNLDVIKTADWLVDLGPEGGNGGGQIIAAGPPRDIIHVPESHTGRFLKPILELKHKHTA